Proteins encoded together in one Lathyrus oleraceus cultivar Zhongwan6 chromosome 5, CAAS_Psat_ZW6_1.0, whole genome shotgun sequence window:
- the LOC127081809 gene encoding F-box/kelch-repeat protein At3g23880-like yields the protein PTLPFDIITEILSRLPVKILLQFQCVCKSWNSLISDHKFARKQFNLSTNPNLHVISYDDPSQRYVLRSYPLQSVFTDLTTNFIQLGFPFNSPYKHYLHYIVGSCDGILCLADYCNCFVVLWNPSIRKFKELPSFEKPQVVGSAKFGFGYDNISHNYKVVVVYNSYRSAINEDTAKIKVYNLRTNSWRTIQTFPFSTYFGYDQSGVHVSGTINWLAATKWCLPLFIVSFDLGKDSYQKIFTPEHGRINAWSKLCVLRDCLCIISYYDVWVMKEYGIKESWTKLFKVSNLPEQTMSSFLTKALYIFEDDQVLLVERWKKKLIVYDLKSDTFKTTVKFPTLPEICTESLISPCF from the coding sequence CCCACTCTTCCTTTTGATATCATAACAGAAATACTCTCTAGGCTACCCGTGAAAATCCTTCTCCAATTTCAATGCGTCTGCAAATCATGGAATTCACTAATATCCGATCACAAATTTGCCAGAAAGCAGTTTAACCTGTCAACCAACCCCAACCTCCACGTCATAAGCTACGACGATCCCTCACAGCGGTATGTTTTAAGGTCTTATCCCCTCCAATCCGTTTTCACCGACCTAACTACTAATTTCATTCAGCTTGGTTTTCCATTTAACAGTCCTTATAAGCACTACTTGCATTACATTGTTGGCTCTTGTGATGGAATTCTTTGTCTTGCCGATTATTGTAACTGTTTTGTTGTATTGTGGAATCCTTCTATTCGAAAATTCAAAGAATTGCCCTCTTTTGAAAAGCCACAAGTGGTTGGTTCAGCAAAGTTTGGCTTCGGCTATGATAATATTTCTCATAATTACAAAGTGGTTGTTGTTTACAACTCATATAGGAGTGCTATCAATGAAGACACAGCTAAAATAAAGGTTTATAATTTGAGAACCAATTCTTGGAGAACCATTCAGACATTTCCTTTCTCTACTTACTTCGGCTATGATCAATCAGGAGTACATGTCAGCGGTACAATTAATTGGTTGGCCGCTACTAAATGGTGTCTTCCACTTTTTATTGTTTCTTTTGATTTAGGTAAGGATTCTTATCAAAAGATTTTTACTCCTGAACATGGACGGATTAATGCATGGTCGAAGTTGTGTGTGTTGAGGGATTGCTTGTGCATAATTTCTTATTATGATGTTTGGGTAATGAAGGAGTATGGAATTAAAGAGTCTTGGACTAAATTGTTCAAAGTTTCTAACTTGCCAGAACAAACTATGTCTTCTTTCTTGACCAAGGCATTATATATTTTTGAAGACGATCAAGTTCTGTTGGTGGAGAGATGGAAAAAGAAGTTGATAGTTTATGATTTAAAGAGTGACACTTTTAAGACTACCGTAAAGTTTCCAACCCTTCCAGAAATCTGCACCGAGAGTTTGATATCACCTTGTTTTTAA
- the LOC127081811 gene encoding uncharacterized protein LOC127081811 encodes MEEAEKVKEDEIEKRKVELKRRRVKIKVLLKGEKWRLTQEHINMTEKEETVEPSELPPKMKDPGEFNITCTIGGLKIPHALCDLRSSINVMPLRKFKRLEIGEITSSNMTLTLVDSFVTCPLGVVQDVLVHVIGFTFPANFVVIDMKNDLEGSVILGRPFLATRKAKIDVETGELIFKFDKEKVLFHTISYVEDLETCYQLKEEGREVHKSVKKEFSLA; translated from the exons ATGGAGGAAGCTGAAAAGGTTAAAGAGGATGAAATTGAGAAAAGGAAGGTGGAATTGAAAAGGAGGAGAGTGAAAATCAAG GTATTGCTAAAAGGTGAAAAATGGAGATTGACTCAAGAACATATCAACATGACAGAGAAAGAGGAGACGGTTGAACCGTCGGAACTTCCACCAAAGATGAAGGATCCAGGAGAGTTCAACATCACTTGCACCATTGGTGGGTTAAAAATCCCACATGCTTTATGTGACTTAAGATCGAGCATCAATGTCATGCCGCTAAGAAAATTTAAGAGATTGGAGATAGGAGAGATAACATCGAGCAACATGACACTTACTTTGGTTGATTCATTTGTGACTTGTCCGCTTGGTGTTGTACAAGATGTGCTAGTTCATGTCATTGGTTTTACCTTCCCTGCAAACTTTGTGGTGATCGACATGAAAAATGATTTGGAAGGGTCAGTAATTCTCGGGCGCCCGTTCTTGGCAACCAGGAAGGCAAAAATAGATGTGGAGACAGGTGAATTGATCTTTAAGTTTGATAAGGAGAAGGTGTTGTTTCATACGATATCATATGTGGAGGATCTTGAGACATGCTATCAATTGAAAGAGGAAGGTAGAGAAGTTCACAAGAGTGTGAAAAAAGAGTTTTCACTGGCGTGA